The Belonocnema kinseyi isolate 2016_QV_RU_SX_M_011 chromosome 1, B_treatae_v1, whole genome shotgun sequence genomic interval TCAAACCTCGCTTTGAATCTTATCTcgagatttgtttaaaatctcgTCTCGaatttcgtttgaaatatcattttaaaactcTTCTTATATTTCTTTTCAATCTTAGTCTTGAATCTCCTGCTGGTTCTCGTATTTAATCTTATATTGGACCTTGTCTCGAATCTTTCGTCTCAGTTCATgccttgaattttgtttgaaatcttttttacaaTATTGTGTCAAATCGCTTCGCACCTGATCTCAAACCTCTCCTTGAAGCTTatatcgattttttttcatttcgtctAGAATCTCGCTTTATATCACATCTTGAATCTTATGATGGATCTCGTATGATATCTCGTCTCGTATCTCGTATTTAATTTCGGCTCGAATTATGTCTTGCATTTCGActaaacttttttcgttaaatctCGCCTTATATCTCGTCTGGATTATCGGCTTGAATCTTATTTCGAATCTCAACTCAAATCATGTCTTGACTCTCGTTTTAAATCTCATCTTGAAGCTCGTCTTAAATCACGtttgaattcttattttaaatcttgtCTTGGATCTATTCTCGAATCTAGTTCTGAATCTTGTTTTGAATCGCTTTTTAAATCAAGATACGAATCTTGTCTTGTATCGTTTTGCGTCTGTTCTCAAACCTCGCTTTGAATCTTGTCTCAAGTTTTGTCTTAAATcttgtctctaatttattttgaatttcgtcTTGATCAAGTCTtgaatttcgttttaaattttgtctCGAATCTCGGCTCAAATATCTTTTCATCTGATCTCAAACCtcatttttaatcttatcttgaattttgttttaaacctcatcttaaatattttctttagtttCGCCTTGATTTGCGTCTTAAATATTATCTCGAATCCCGTCTTGAATCTCGTTTTTAATGTCGCTTTGAATCTCATCTTGAAGCTCATCCTGAATCACGGTTTAATTTTCGTCTCCGATCTCGTcttgtttttcattttgaatcatATCTTGAACCTTGTCTCGGATCTCGTCTCAAATATtgtcttgaatttcaaatatgaatttcGTCTTGATTTTCGCCTTGAATGTCATCTCGAATACGATCGCGAATCTTCGGTCTCATCTTAaatcatgttttaaattttgcTGAGAATTTCCTCTTGAATATTGTCGTAAATCCTgcctcaatttttatttatattctcatTTTAAATCTCGTTTCGGATCTCGTCTTGAATCTTTATTCTTGTGAAGAAGCTACGATGGACGGAAACCCGACCGAAATTATAATAGTTTATCAAcagggctacgaaaccctaaagcTGTtccaaactataaaaattaatttttgaagccgaattgaaataaatttcgtttaaaataactgatttgCAGTAGAACTGCTAACATGCCACATTGTGGTATaactattgtaaatattattttaatttaaataatttctttattaaaaaaagtaattttaggcGCAAAACAGTGATATACCataccacaaaataatttaagattacaaaatctttttcctaattttttttcataaagaagGAGATAAATTGAAATGCGGATTTTTCAAATCTCGTAAATTTATTACTAAGAGTCAACTATATGgcttttaattttccaaaacattATTGCACATTATAAggcatttatatataaaattatttataaaatttgttataaattattgatttgtaaaacattataaatattaaaattttctttcatttttactattaaaaatttaattttcattaattctcAATATCTATGCTTTAATATTcagctgttgaaaattcgatttctttggAAGAAAAACATTAACGTCATcggaaattattagaaaattctaaacctgtttaaatcataatattaatttttatttaaaaatcccaaTTTCCGACATAGACCGCGACgtaacttgaatttttcaagatttatgaatcttctactaaatttaatgtttttaaagaaattaaaactgagaAATAGCAGactcaaaattataaaactttgatAACTTCTTgagcaaattttttatattatcccGTTTCTGATTTAATGCTTTGAAAACAAAGATAACTTATTTTCGATTGAAGGATCtcgaaattaagttattttagattaaaacttcaaaattaggacaattttgaaatgttaaaaattaaattatttcaaattaggaCTTCAAAACTCGATCCTCAATAAGTCAAAGgaattgaaaatgcattatttgtgaTTAGAAGCGTTGAAATTCAAATAGTCTgacatttaaacttttgaaatttaaataattttgattgcaagacaattaaaatttgagaacttgaaaactgaattaaatattttaaagtcaaagctcACACAATTCTAGAATTTGTGGCTTGCTTATGAatgaataaaatgataatttattctcaaaatttattgacaaaattcttttcagtgttaaaaaataaatttagagtttaaaataaaaaatttaattctaaatcctTAAATTTACTAATATTTAAATAAGGTTTAAACTCAAGTTTATTTACCAAGAATTGTGATATTTGAActtaaaacttcagaaaaattcaaagttttaattattcattttgaaaaattacgaaCTATAAAAATGCCAAAATCCTGGATTTTTGAGTAAAATTGGTTAGAACAAAATTGTGGCTTATTATAATTTGGTAGTTGCAAATTGACGAAAatctatattaatttataaaatatatttaaatgggGAAAAACAGTCAAGTTTTgcatttggttataaaatttgagttcaattcaataatttctttttcataaattatcatagggaagaattttttcaagttagagttaaatatgttgaaaacattctctaaaatttttatcaattttttcaaggtCCAAAGTGTGTGATGCAGACAACTGTTAATATATACattctttcattaaatttatttataacataaacaaTTACTTTCGATTAAAAGAAACAATATTGTTTTTACGTATATCCAGAAgaccaaaacttaaaaataaagtctTTAATTAGCAATATTATGGTTAGAAAAGTCACATATAGTACTTGTATTATCAGgcaaaataaaaagaggaaatgttttcaaaaaaagaacctgtaccagattcctactttacctaATGAGGGTAATCTGGATTCCTATATTTCCGACTAAACAGAATCTCGATTCTCACATTATTGACTTAATGTAATCTAGATTTTTTCTCTATTATCAGTCGACAAGGTAGGTTCCTACTAgacatttcattaatttcatttatgaTGGGATCTACTTTACCTGTTGGTGGCATctacaaagaaatttaattttgacacaGGTAAGGTTTTTGAGCGATGAGACAACAatattctgaataatttaaaaagttttaaaaccaaaGAGACTAATTTCTTACTTAAAACCATGAAATTGTATtcacaaagttaattttaaaagaaaaagtttaatttttgccgAAAGTCAtccaaatattaacaaaaaaatatattttcgatagaacacatacattttaaattgaactgttaagttttaaacaactaaaatcaatgaaatgattctttaacaaagaagttcaacacATACCCAGGAAGTTATATTcacaatcaaaaacataaattttttactaaaagaaggaatttacaataatattataaaaacttatgaaaatgacaaattttaaaattttgaaaccttagaaatttttggaaacatatCAAGTTTgggtaaattttcggaaactttaaaaagattttcacatAAATTTCTTGCATCATGGTCATAGTTGGGCGTAAACTTTacacatttattaataaaaaacaatataatagttTCGGAATGAATTGAAACTTTGATTGGCGAAATGCATACATCCGTAAATATAAATGTAGAGTTTCAGGCGCTAAATGGAGACtgagtgtttggaatgctaggcaGCATCTCAGAGATTAAAGATTTGTATCTCCAAGATTGTGGTGGGTTAGGATGAAAgtgggaatcagaagattatttatcaaagCGTGCTAGGTCCTAATtagtgattaaagaaaataagtgAAAGACACGAACTAGGATACTTAAAATGATATTATAGGTATTTGAAATCGCACTGAAAGAATCATCCCACTAGGAGATATAAATGGATAGGTAtgactaaaaagttttttaatgataAGATACAGAATGTTTCAGGATACAGCCTGTCGTATTAAATGCAATAATATAACGACCAGAATTCCCTGACTTGCACATAGTTTACGACCTTTGCATGCATTGGGTATACTTTTACCATTTGTAACGATGAGGAAAAGAATTTTGATCTtgacctaaattaaaaaaaaatacccgaGGGTTTTTATATAATCCAATTCACCCCGATCTAACctcataaaaaacaatttatcaatgGTACTTTTACGTACATCAAAAccacataaaagatgaattaatttaactgaaagcATTATCTGTAGGTTTTAACGTGAGTCTATAAAGTTCTTACGACTACTTTAATGTTTATTCAGCTGGCATGAGTATACCtaacaaaattggtaaaaaatcaataaattacagTGCCTCGCACTTATGAGTCATTCGAATAAAAAGAAGGGTccactttgttaaagatttatttcctgATATCTGACGTAATAGCTTGTTACATACGAATTTTTACACGTCAATGTGTGCATTGCAAATTAATGTAGATTGTATTCTGTAAGGTGTGGAATCATCGATAAAACCTTACTACGAATCCACCTAATTTCACTTGGGGTGAAATTATCTCGAAGTCTCATATCAGCACCTTCGTGCACAAAAATCCTTTCATTAACTACAACCAAGGCAACATTGTGTGGAGCAAGAGGTTCAGTTGGAATACCTCGACATTCTTCAATGTGTACTATACGACGGCGCTCGTAATCTCGACGAGTTGgcgaaaaaaatgtaacacttgTACGTGCCAGACTCGTATTCCGAAAATAGCTGGCTTTCGTTGCGATGATATAAGAATGAATCACAATCCCGAGACCCACTCTGACACCATGTATCCGGATGCTCACTGCAGAGGGTGCCTCCAATTGTTGCAGAGGTGTTCTGTTAATCAGTTGGGAAAAAGCTTGATGCTGCTGATGCGTTGCGATCATTGGTTGGCCAAATGATTGATGCTGTTGATGCGATCTGATCAATTCTGGACGAGCCAGTCGAGTAGATCGCTTTTGACGACTCAGAAGATCCGATGATGTCTCTGCAAGaggagcaatttttttaaaatgaaagttaccTTGTTAAAAGGAATTACACAAATAGCTTTAAAACGAATCCTTCAATTATGGAAGAAACAGGTTGCTGatgttctttaatttttggttcatgGTCAGCTTTACaggttcatttttattttaccggGTAGCATGTATGGGTAAAAACTATTCCAATTTCT includes:
- the LOC117174617 gene encoding uncharacterized protein LOC117174617; the protein is MNGLPFWSLLIVCGILSQGIVVLSVENVETSSDLLSRQKRSTRLARPELIRSHQQHQSFGQPMIATHQQHQAFSQLINRTPLQQLEAPSAVSIRIHGVRVGLGIVIHSYIIATKASYFRNTSLARTSVTFFSPTRRDYERRRIVHIEECRGIPTEPLAPHNVALVVVNERIFVHEGADMRLRDNFTPSEIRWIRSKVLSMIPHLTEYNLH